GGTGGATCCTTTTCGGTGAACCAGCAGTGTCCGCTGCTTCCCGTCCAGCATGTGCTCTTCAACCTTGGCGATGTTGTGAGAAACATCGTAGATGACGTGCATGTCCAGGTCATCCGGCGTGGTGCCGAACACTTTGGAGAAGGCCTGAAAGATGAGATGAAGGTTTGGGACTTCATCACTTTCTAAACATGACTTTTTGGTCTGACTTTTGTTAACTTCAATGAAACCCAGCGTGTAATACAGCACTAGTGTGAACATGGATAGGAAGTACTGGTCCGCCTTCACCTGCCAAAGACGTCTCACGCTTGAGAAACAGCTTTCTCTCGTGTAAAAACTTTGACAGAAGTAAACCTGGAGCTGGACGGGTGGTGTCAGGTATGCATACCTGTCTGGTGAGGAAGGTCATGGACGAGCGGTTGACCCAGGCGTAGTTTCCTGCAGCAGCCATGCCCTTCAGGTAGTCCTGGCCCTCCTGTGAGGTGATGCGAGCGCAGGCCAGCTGGCGGTCATTCACCGTGATCTTATCGCGCTTCATTGCCTTCTCCATGGCAACCAGAGCATCTGTAAACAACAACAAGTTTTATTAGGATCCGTTTTACGTTTTTATATCTGATCATGTTCAAGCTAagactttttctgtttcagaccAGTATAATCCGATGAACTGGACTGAATTCTTTGTACAATAAGGTGAAAGTTCATCTCGTGGATGATCTTTGGAGTGAACGCGTGGTTAGGGCGGTTCCTACCTGTGGCGACCTGATGCCCGAGGCCTCTGCTGCCGCTGTGGATCATCACGCACACCTGGCCTTTGTGGTCGATGCCCATCTTCTTGGCGGCATAGTCATTATAGATCTCATCCACCACCTGTATCTCAGCGTAGTGGTTTCCTGCTCCCAGAGTTCCCAGCttcaacacaaaaacacaggaGTCATTTCTGGATTCTATCCCAGTCTGTCTTCACCTGTGAGGGGCAGGGCTTCTGGGTTACCTGTGGCAGGCCTCTCTTCTTGGCCTTGGATGACACCTTGTTGGGGTCGGCCTGCAGCATCCGACCGTACTCCTCGCAGTGCTCCTTATCCTCCGCCCAGGCATAGCCCTCCCTCAGGGACCAGTCCACCCCCATCTCCAGCGCCTCCTCCAGGTCTCTGagcacacacaggtgagacagatgagacagagaggtggaggaggtcaGAGTTGTGACCTTTTGCTCCGTCCTGATGGACCCTGCTTACTTCGCTCCCATCGGGATGACTCCTTTGGAACCAACTCCAACTGGGATGTGGTCGAACAGCGACTGGGCCAGCTGCTCCTTCACCGGCTGGACGTCCCTCTCATCCAGGTTTGTCCTCAGCAGGCGGACGCCACAGTTTATATCGAAACCCACACCGCCTTAAACACACCAGGACACTAAttcttctattcttttttttaaaccaaaaggTGAATTAGTGGTTAAAAACATTGAAAGCTGAGACATTTCTTACCTGGAGACACAACAGCATCCGGGTCGTTCATGTCAAAGGCTGCCATGTTTCCGATAGCAAACCCATACCCAGAGTGGACATCTGGAAGACCGATGGACCTCTGTGGACACAAAACACAATGTTAACATGGATGATTGTCCTCACACCTCTAAAAGTCCATCTGAAACATTCCCACTCACGTGTACGATTCCAGGCAGCGCTGCCACGTTGCCGATCTGTTTCATGGCTGGCAGGAAGCCCCCCACACCTGAGGAAGACACACAGAACAGGTGAGTCCCTGAATGTGTGGCAGACGGTGGGGATGATGTCAGTGGGCCAGCTCACCTCCTCCTCGACAGGCGTTACGAAGCTCCTCGAACATCAGCTTCTCCAGGGATTCGTTTACGTAGAAGTTTCCTTCAACCTGATAGAAAAGTTCAAACATGAGGCGCAAAGTTTCCAACTGGAGCATTTCAGACTCTGGGAGACAGAATTTCACAGGATGAATAACGTTTAAAAGCTGAGGCACCGAcagaaaatccattttaaatatCATGGTGTTCGGTTTGGATAAAACGAAGCAaaaatattctgtgtttttgtctcatctgcttcatttcagtctgtatttattcatttttatatttcagtatGCAGCATAGTCCAGTAGAAGCTCTGATGGAGCAACTTAAGAAGAAATACTGATGATCCGGTCCAAAACCGCAGGTTAAAAACATAGTTCCTCAAAGAAAGATGGAAAGGTCTAAGCAGCACACCGTGATCTTTGATTTTTCAGATGGATCTGAATCTAGAACCACGTGAACAGGGATTACTGTGGAAATCTTCATCAGCTTCTACATTACAGTCACTTCAGACTTCACTGAAGTGACATCTTCAGTGAAGTCTGAAGTGACAGAAAAGAACCCGGTTAACCTGGTCCTGAGTTCCAGTGGCGGCGTAGacgtgtgtatgcgtgtgtgtttttttggtaATTACACCAGCTGTGATTCTTTGTGAATATTCGCATTTCCTTgggcttctttttttaaactatatatCAGTGATTGTTACTTTATCGAGCCTCGTGCAACATGTCTAATTTCGGTtgcagtttattattattcttatttaataACTGTAGTCGTAGAAAGTGCCctctttggtttattttaaacCACCATTACTCTGCAGTATGTCCTAAATGCCTGTAGCCCTGTCTGACTGCGCTAGAACCTAATAAGCTAGCCGGTTAGCATAATCTCACCTGCATGTTGGGAACGAAGCCCTTTTTAATCCTCCAGCAGTTACTGCTGATTTTATCCAGATACTGCAGCTCATCGTTGTAGCTTCTGCTCATTGTTCTGATCCAAACTGACAGCAGGTGAcagatttctgtgttttaagGCTGCGATTCAGCGCCTGTTTGACGCCACGCAGCAGAACTCACAGCGCTACGGAAGCCTGTAAGACGTGAACCCTTGTTTCCAATATTGACgcaaaaaaggaaaacctttacatttaaaatatttttggggAAAAACCATCTgatgttaacattttattttattttatttatttttctacttaatGCATGTAAGCACCAATGAAGCATTACATTGCTCGCTTGCCGTATttgtagctttttattttggtaCGTTGACCAAATTCCAGAAATACGTTGACTAGCCTTTGataatttgttttgaaaatCCTGGGCGGAAGTTCTATGTTGTGTCGCTGTAATTCACAACTGCAGGTTTGTGTTTACAGAAAAACGTCATGAAATGGGCAAAAAAATCTTCAAGTTTGTCcgtcatgttgttgttttgtgttagaCTTTGAAGCGTTTGGTTTGGTCTATCAAGTACTAAAAATGCTAGCTTAAAAAGCTGACTAATCAGGTTAGTTAGCATCACTTAGCAGTGTCCACTGTTACGCAGCAACTTTAGTTAGCTAACGTCCTGAAAAGAAAGCGACTGCActtgtgaaatgtttttctgttgacTTCAGTTATTTAACTTTATGTAGCTAAGGTATTGGGTGGATTTCATTCTgtataaatgttgttttaaaatattatttaactataattggtgttaatgttaaaataatttaataagaGTTTTGGATAATTTCTTGTAAATTCAGTTATATATGCTAACAAGAAATTCTTTTATTGTTAATCTCAAGGCGGAATGTTAACGActaaaaaacttaaattataAGATTTCGTAAAAGATTTAGTTGTGAAATCAATTATATAAACGACTAAATGTATTAAACGTTCAAGGTAATGGGGGTGAAACATGGCCATCAAATTCCTTTAACTTTTTATCAAATGTTAACCTGAAATCTAAGATTTAACCACAGGCGATGTGGTGCTGATACAAATAATGGACAGAAGCGATGGGTTCTGGGTAATTTGGGGAccattgtagaaaaaaaaaccccagcAAAATCATGCTTCATGATGAATAAATGCTGAACATACACCTGTTATATTGAACAAACATTTGAGCATTTAAGCCGTTACTGATGTTTAGAGAATTAAATGAAGACTGAATGGAGTTTGGTGGAAAAGTGCCTAAAGCTGAATCCAGAACTTTATTCAGcaacatcacttcctgtttatgTGATAAGAGGTCATGTGATCATGAGGAACGTTGATGTGTTTTGGTCCTCAGCATGAAGCTGCGAGTTCGGATCAACCGGCAGACCAGCAAGGTGGAGCTGGTGTCAGAAGAACCCAGTCTGACTGAACTCAAAGATCTCATCAAGCAGATGCTGCTGTCCTCTCATGGACTCAGGTCAGTTTTAATCATGATTCCTTGTCCCAGCTTGGACCGAGGACCTGGTCCACATCGAGGTGAAGCTTCATGTTCATCTCCTTCCTTCCAGTGCCAACACAGACTTCAGTTTGTCTCTGAACGGGTCGGAGCTCCTGTCAGACTTGGATCAGACTCTGGCATCTTGTGGCATCATCTCAGGTGATCTGATCTGTGTCCTGCTTCCACAGCCTCTGGCCGCTGCAGTTGCACCCTCAGACCCGACCATCAACTCCACCAACACAACCACTAACAGTCAGCAGACTGCCAGCCAAACCACTGGTCAGGTGAGCTCAGAGGACAAGTGCATTTTACATCCGAAAGTCTATAAACCGCTCTGACTTTCATGCTGGAGAGAGCTCATAATGATGGATGGTCCTGAGGTACATAAAACCATCATCCACCTGAGTCCTTCCGacaaattttaataataaatcaggatgaaaataaaagaacagataCAATGAAAGATGACGTATGACCTCAGACCGAGATCACCAAGACACAGAAGTTGTCCAAAACACTCAAGCTGCATGTGGGTGGTGAAGCATCAGGCAGAATAAACTGGCTCATTAACATCACCAGAAAACCAGAGCAGCCTCCATCAAACTTACCCCAAGTGTTTGAGCTGCACCTATAGGCTGTCCTGGAGAAAATCTGTGGGAGCAAAAATCAATCATTGTAGAGAAAACTACAAACTAAACAGACTGttgtgtattaaaaaaacaacaacacaaaaatctTAATGCTTATGGCTGATTAAGCAGCCGGCTCATAAACAGAAGCTACACCTCCTCAATGCTGCAAGCTCAGGTTCAAATCTTGGTCTGCAGGTCACCCCCTCCGTCTCTGACCTTCTTTCATGTCAAGCAGCTGTCCAATAAAGACCTCTAGAGgcaaaaaagtcttaaaataaatcagatatgtTTCCAATGAAGTTGCAGTTTTATACACCCACCACATGATTAGATACATTCCCCTGGAAAAGATGAGGTCACAAAATAAAACGTAAACTTTAGgagcaaagaaatgtaaaacttGTGAATTTGGGAAAAGTTCAAATGGATTTCAAAGGAAACATTAAAAGGGGTTTTGTTCCAACTTCAGTTTCTATTCTCCAGATGTAACACAACCGACGTCCAGcggtgtgtatatatatatatatatatatatatatatatatatatatatataagtctCCTGTCTCCTTTATCTAGAATTTTACAGACTGAATTTAATAAAAGCCTGTCAGATTCAtatgttttaagaaaaacataGACAAACCAATTCAATTTAGCTTAATTTAAATATCACCAAATTCACAACAAAGCCATCCTAAGGCACCTTACAGACAGAAGCGATTCAACCCAGttaaatccagttaaaacaaatccatcaaacatgttttgtgttgagATTTAGTGAAGAAACTGTTCAGATTTATGTTCCTACAAGCAAAGTGAAACTGCTTCATCAGCGAAACATTCAGCAGAGTTATTAGATTTCATAAAAACAGtgagtttaaacatttttgggtAGTTTGGACTCTGAACTGAAACTTGGTCGTCTCGTCCTCTCCGTCCGTCTGAACTcttaaacagatttaaagagATGAAGGTAGATTCATCTAAATGTCTAATTTCATAGTTTTCTGTAGAAAACTGAGAAATTCTTTCCAAACCTTTCTTCTTTAAACAGCTCTTAGATTCTTAGTTTTATTCTCTTTCTGcaaaattttgttattttaagtaTATTTTATAGATGATAGAAGAGTTTGGTGAACATGTTTTAGCAGGTCCTGGATCAGCTGATGAGTGGCACCGAGCCCCAACAGACCCCAGAGATGGAGGATTCTGGGCTGCCGCCACCCGTCTGGGAGCCCATGCTGTGCAGCGAGGTGGAGGACGGTCAGGCTCCGCTCTCTCTGGACCTCCTCTATCACACGGCCCGGACCACCAGCCCAAACGACGCCATCATGGTGGCCGCGCACCTCCTCATGCTGGAGACGGGGTTCGCTCCGCAGGTGAGGCTGCAGAACAGCGGTGGAACCGCTGGACGGAAACAGTGGAATCATGTTTGCTTGTGTTCAGGGCTGCGAGGTGAAGGCCGGGGAGATGCCTGCAGGGTGGAGGTCTGCATCCGGAGTCTACAGGCTACAGTACACTCATCCTCTGTGTGAGAACAGCCTGGCCTCGGTGGTGGGCGTCGGCATGGGACCCCTGCTGGTCGTCAACGGTGAGCTCGCCGTATCAGCTTTACATCTGGAAGCCGATCTGCAGGTCAGGTGGAATTTTACTCCTCTTTGACCTCAGCTGTGTTCGCTCTCCTGCAGCGACCCTGAAGGTGACAGAAACCATCGATTCAGTCCAAAAACTGCAGCTGAACGTGTCCAGCTACGTGACCAACGAGTGGCCAGGTAGAGCTGTCATTGGTCGCTTTAAGGCGCCCGGCGTCGGCGCGTCTGTGGTTTACCGTCTGTCTGTTGTTGTTCAGGAGGAAGTGCAGCTGCAGCCTTCAAAGATCTGAAGAAACTGTCTCGGATCTTCAAAGACCAGCTAGCGTACCCGCTGATTGCCGCCGCCAGAGAAGGTAAAGACTACAGAGGCTCTCCAACGTCtttcatcacatttttatttgtcttgttATAGTTTCTTATACAAACTGTTTataattcagaaaaaatatatttttattttacactaaAAAGTACAAGttgggtttgtgtttgtgttacgTGTTATCACCAAAAACCTTCAGGTAAAAGTTAGGGAAAAGATTCTTAATGATGTTTGGATCCTGAAATTCcaagaaaagtttaaataaaacccGACGTAGTTAACAAGTTTAATAATTCTGGTTgtataggtaggtaggtaggtaagTGGGTAGGCAGGTAGGTGGGTAGGTAGGTATGCAGGTAGATGGGTGGGTAGGTAGGTATGTAGGTAGGtggataggtgggtgggtgggtggataggTAGGTGGGTAGGAAGATAGAtgggtaggtaggtaggtgggCAGGTAGGTATGTAGgtagataggtaggtaggtgggtgggtgggtggataggtaggtgggtgggtgggtgggtagaTAGGTAGATAGTTGGGTAGGCAGGTATGTAGGTAGGTGGATaggtaggtgggtgggtgggtggatagatgggtaggtaggtaggtgggTAGGTAGGTATGTAGGTAGGTGGGTAGGTAGGTACCTTATTAATCATGTGAGAAAATAATGTAaacatatagaaataaaaaataaataatatatacagtgaaagaaaatggaatTTAATTTTGGGTTATGATTTCAAAAGTGTGTTTTGTGtcttcaaatgaaataaatcctCTTCTGCTGAAAtaacttttcttattttaatcaaacaaactgaatttctgcctgtttctacatgttttgttattttttttttaatcttttttcccctttatttttatattacagCCAGTGAACAGAAACGCTTACATCGATTTCAGGCTGTGAATTTGTGGCTCAGTTCTGCGCCTCATCAGATGAAATCATGTGACCAGTCAGGTTGTCTTTTATTTTCCAGCCATGGCTCTGCCGGTGGCGTTCGGCCTGCCGGTTCTTCCTCCGGAGCTCCTCCTCCGAGTCCTCCGGCTGTTGGACGCCCGCTCGGTGGTCAGACTGTCGGCGGCCAGCCGCCACTTCAACACCGCCGCCGCGGACTCCACGCTGTGGAGACACCTGTACCGCCGGGACTTCCCAGGTGAGACCAGGACTCTGACAGTCTTCTAGCTTTATATCAGCAATGAATTAGATTATTTTAGATTAATAAATTTGACTTCAGCTGAAATATTCTGGcttcaaaggtttttttttgtagtttttattcaattttatttagtgttttacacgttttaaaataaaaaaaagttgtttttttattcttatgttttaaaaaacagctttgaaaTAAGAACTTGGATTTTCATGTTTAGGGGCTTTTTAAAGGTTAGACTGGCCCGTTTTAACACAGAGGTCCATTTAAATCAACCTCAGCCAGAAAAGAACCAGTAATATCATCAGCACCATAaaacatcttcatttattcaaaTTCAGGTTTGCATATCAACCCCTTAAAATTCAGCCAGCTGGTTTTTAAACAGCTTCTGATTTGTGATTTAATGTGAAGCATTTTCTGACACAACGACCACAGGGACGTTTTCAGGTGTTTACCGGCCAAGTAGATGCAGCTGGTCCATCCTTTAACTTACAGAGAGGTTGGTGTTCACCCGTCTAAGATAAGAGAAATTAACAATTTCATGGTCTACCAACACGTTTCCACATTTTTAGAggattttcattaaaaaaaaaatctcaataaCTTATTTAGGAAGATTTGTAAGAGGTCATTGATGAATAAGGCCCTTTATTGTTTGAGCCGTATTAGCTTTGATTGACAGCTCTCTGAGCCAATAGTAGCTTCAGGTCCACAGGATCCGATAACCAGCCTGTACCGGTTCTGCTGTGTTGATCTGGCCTGATATGAACTTGTTGACCACCACTTCCAGATGTGGAGGAGAGATGCAGTCGTCATGACAACGAGGCATCAGGTTTTTGTCTTGAGTGTGttcaaacatctgcagctcacaGATGGACTAGAACCAGACATTCAGTCCAGACGGTTCTGGAAGAGCTCGGCTCACTTTGGGTCTGAACTGAGGAGTTCTGCTGGAACTGGAAGGATTCTGAGAAATTCTTGTTTGTTCCAGATGATCCTGTTTaaattgtgtttgttgttttcagatCCAGATGGCAGCAGGTCCAGAGACACCGACTGGAAGGAGGTGAGGAACTTGGTTCTGTTCCAGatgtttctgcagctgatctCAGGTTATCGGCAGGAATCGCCACATTCAGTccagatttttaaaaaccttcctatattttttatttgcatttttatatttaaattacagAAACGATGAGATTGAAACTCTTTGATGGGTGTGTTTAACGATACATCGTCCTGATGCTGAATGTTTCAGTTTAACGTCACTGAGGGTTCAGATGATTTTAGCTCCAGAGAGGAAGTTTGAGGAGaatattttactttcatttataaCAAACCTGTAATGTCTGCTAATTTTGATGAAAACAGACATGATGTCTCAGATGTTTCTCCTCCATCAGCTCTACAAAAAGACCTATCAGAGCCGCTCTAGGCTCCGCCATGTGCTCCATCATCACCCCCACTTACCGTTACCTTACCGGGACATCATCACGACGCCCCGCCCCTTCATCCCTCCAATACCAGGAATCATCGGGGGAGAGTACGACCAAAGACCGACTCTTCCCTACAGCCTGCTGCCCCGCCCCCGCTATGACCCCATCGGCCCGATTGCAGATCCCGGCGGACGGCCCCTGCGCAGACCGCCGCTGGGAGGACGAGCAGACGTCCGGCGAGGATTCATCTGAAGATTCGTTCCAGGACTCTCAATAAACATGTGtggtcacttcctgtttgttttgtttaaatcagctgacagacaggtgagggtgtGGCCTAAAGGTGAGCATGAGGCGAAGCTCCTCCCACTGCTGAActgtttgaaatgaaaatgtcgAGACATGATTCCTGTTTATATTCCAGAATTTTGtgatgcttcatttttccattttgctttttgtaatttgttcctgggagaatgaaaaatgtttggATTCAGGGCAGTGGattaaaaccagttttacttaattaaaaCCAATTTAACAAACCCATCATATAATCCACATtattccaatttataataactgtttaTATAAATcagttcataaaataatgactGAGCTCAGAAAACCAATGGACTGGATCAATTCTTCTCTTagattcagtcctccatcctgagctgcacgaggagacagtggagagaaaaacctccatcagaaccaggaaggacggccatcttcctggactGGTTGGGGGTAGAGAGGACAAGAGAGAGGGGTCAACCAGCAGAActctgctgagaaagaagaagagaaacacaaatgaatgacaacGTCAGATATTTCCACACAGAGAGCAgagagcccagtgcatcatgggacgtcccccagcagagagaagcccagtgcatcatgggacttcccccagcagagagaagcccagtgcatcatgggacgtcccccagcagagagaagcccagtgcatcatgggacgtcccccagcagagagaagcccagtgcatcatgggacgtcccccaggaGCCTCAGCCTGTAGCAGCAGGACTAGAAGAATGGATCAGAATCACCAAGTTAATGGAATGTCCATAGAGATAATTAACATGTCAAAGATTTAGTTTCTATAATTTAgacaataaattaatttctttttaagttttatttaattatattgaaGTAATTTGTcaattatatacatataaaatggCACGTTGTTTTTATAAGCTCCTTTAGTTATACTTTCATACTTGTTCtaatttgttattgtttttaggtatatttaattttctacttttgacatttttaactccagtgttttgcTAGTGGAGTGATGCATGAATTAATGGAAAATAATCCAGTATAAAACTAAAtgttgaattaattttttttctgataagaCTTTAATAagtaaactatttttttttatcatctaagattaatttaaaaacaaaaataaacgttaaacgattaaaaattaatttgtttccGGTCTCCTCGAGCTCGTGGGAAAGGTGACGTCATCTTTTGTCTTTAAACAATGGGTGCACTCGTTTAAATGGACCGTTTTAATTTGCAGCTGGGTGCAGCCCGGGCGGGCGGGGTTTGCCGCGGAGCATCGATGTAACGTCGAATTTTGTCACTGGTCAGAAAAACGTGACCTCTTCAAAACGATATCAAACTATACATTAAACGACCGTGGATAtagttatttaataaaaaaaactcccttACTATTCATGAGTTTAACGGTATTTAACCGGTGCGCGTGTAGTTTCAGGTTTCAACGGGGGGCAGGTTTAACACCCACTCGAAGCAGGTTACGGACAGATGAATAAACTTAACAGTTCTGCGTGCAGACAGTCTCGTGGAACATTCGCGAAATTCCCAAGACAGACTCTCCTAGTGAAAGCTTCCTCTGAGGAAGACTTCGTCGGGGAGGtttagctaacgttagcttgcAGCTAGCTAGTGATAAATATATAGATTCTTGGAGGAAGCGTTTGAGTATTTGTTTAGTTGTAGGTAGATAAGCTGCAGCAGTGTAGCACAACCCGCAGTGTTGCAGCGGATCAAGCTTG
The window above is part of the Melanotaenia boesemani isolate fMelBoe1 chromosome 23, fMelBoe1.pri, whole genome shotgun sequence genome. Proteins encoded here:
- the rtcb gene encoding RNA-splicing ligase RtcB homolog, translated to MSRSYNDELQYLDKISSNCWRIKKGFVPNMQVEGNFYVNESLEKLMFEELRNACRGGGVGGFLPAMKQIGNVAALPGIVHRSIGLPDVHSGYGFAIGNMAAFDMNDPDAVVSPGGVGFDINCGVRLLRTNLDERDVQPVKEQLAQSLFDHIPVGVGSKGVIPMGAKDLEEALEMGVDWSLREGYAWAEDKEHCEEYGRMLQADPNKVSSKAKKRGLPQLGTLGAGNHYAEIQVVDEIYNDYAAKKMGIDHKGQVCVMIHSGSRGLGHQVATDALVAMEKAMKRDKITVNDRQLACARITSQEGQDYLKGMAAAGNYAWVNRSSMTFLTRQAFSKVFGTTPDDLDMHVIYDVSHNIAKVEEHMLDGKQRTLLVHRKGSTRAFPPHHPLIPVDYQLTGQPVLIGGTMGTCSYVLTGTEQGMTETFGTTCHGAGRALSRAKSRRNLDFQDVLDKLADMGIAIRVASPKLVMEEAPESYKNVTDVVNTCHDAGISKKAIKLRPIAVIKG
- the fbxo7 gene encoding F-box only protein 7 isoform X1, with the protein product MKLRVRINRQTSKVELVSEEPSLTELKDLIKQMLLSSHGLSANTDFSLSLNGSELLSDLDQTLASCGIISGDLICVLLPQPLAAAVAPSDPTINSTNTTTNSQQTASQTTGQQVLDQLMSGTEPQQTPEMEDSGLPPPVWEPMLCSEVEDGQAPLSLDLLYHTARTTSPNDAIMVAAHLLMLETGFAPQGCEVKAGEMPAGWRSASGVYRLQYTHPLCENSLASVVGVGMGPLLVVNATLKVTETIDSVQKLQLNVSSYVTNEWPGGSAAAAFKDLKKLSRIFKDQLAYPLIAAAREAMALPVAFGLPVLPPELLLRVLRLLDARSVVRLSAASRHFNTAAADSTLWRHLYRRDFPDPDGSRSRDTDWKELYKKTYQSRSRLRHVLHHHPHLPLPYRDIITTPRPFIPPIPGIIGGEYDQRPTLPYSLLPRPRYDPIGPIADPGGRPLRRPPLGGRADVRRGFI
- the fbxo7 gene encoding F-box only protein 7 isoform X2: MKLRVRINRQTSKVELVSEEPSLTELKDLIKQMLLSSHGLSANTDFSLSLNGSELLSDLDQTLASCGIISGDLICVLLPQPLAAAVAPSDPTINSTNTTTNSQQTASQTTGQVLDQLMSGTEPQQTPEMEDSGLPPPVWEPMLCSEVEDGQAPLSLDLLYHTARTTSPNDAIMVAAHLLMLETGFAPQGCEVKAGEMPAGWRSASGVYRLQYTHPLCENSLASVVGVGMGPLLVVNATLKVTETIDSVQKLQLNVSSYVTNEWPGGSAAAAFKDLKKLSRIFKDQLAYPLIAAAREAMALPVAFGLPVLPPELLLRVLRLLDARSVVRLSAASRHFNTAAADSTLWRHLYRRDFPDPDGSRSRDTDWKELYKKTYQSRSRLRHVLHHHPHLPLPYRDIITTPRPFIPPIPGIIGGEYDQRPTLPYSLLPRPRYDPIGPIADPGGRPLRRPPLGGRADVRRGFI